A genomic region of Numenius arquata chromosome 21, bNumArq3.hap1.1, whole genome shotgun sequence contains the following coding sequences:
- the GJA9 gene encoding gap junction alpha-9 protein gives MGDWNFLGGILEEVHIHSTIIGKIWLTILFIFRMLVLGVATEDVWNDEQSEFICNTEQPGCRNVCYDEAFPISLIRYWVLQVIFVSSPSLVYMGHALYRLRALEKERQKKKAQVRVELESTELEMTENRKRLERELRQLDQRKLNKAPLRGSLLCTYVIHIFTRSAVEVGFMIGQYLLYGFHLDPLYKCQRDPCPNTVDCFVSRPTEKTVFILFMQSIATVSLLLNILEIIHLGFRKIKMGLCGQNKTKDDPDNFSVNKSKKYSMIPHSSLGISTTPQKNVPSALSGYTFLTEKQTDAAVYPVLNSPPVFQSVQNNRTESSSNYTHHSRENKSPKKRPATNALDNQTQNTSTNNNEGLFGKLGTEMCDVQKEAQKKHVLVDTQNVDTASSTCLRSFAEMPSQTSLQPDTTFPIAGFRRQHGISSSWNCSTMVQSAASSTNSLPKNSNRRQSSFSANQAQPPYNTDVRNSSRPDTPDSTGRVSSESKHSRNCDSPKPFSLSRQLSLSSNASSRRAPTDLQI, from the coding sequence ATGGGAGACTGGAATTTCCTTGGAGGCATTTTAGAGGAGGTCCACATTCATTCCACCATTATTGGAAAGATTTGGCTAACGATCCTCTTCATATTTCGAATGCTTGTCCTCGGAGTGGCAACTGAGGATGTTTGGAATGATGAACAATCAGAATTTATATGCAATACTGAGCAACCTGGTTGCAGAAATGTGTGCTATGATGAGGCCTTTCCCATCTCTCTCATAAGATACTGGGTCTTGCAAGTTATATTTGTATCTTCCCCTTCCTTGGTGTATATGGGTCATGCCCTATACAGACTAAGAGCCTtggaaaaagagaggcaaaaaaagaaagctcaaGTAAGAGTGGAACTCGAAAGCACTGAATTAGAAATGACTGAAAATCGGAAAAGGCTGGAGAGAGAACTCCGGCAATTGGATCAAAGAAAGCTAAACAAAGCACCCCTGAGAGGCTCTTTGCTCTGCACTTACGTGATACATATTTTCACAAGATCTGCAGTGGAAGTTGGTTTTATGATTGGGCAGTATCTTCTGTATGGCTTTCATCTAGATCCCCTTTACAAATGTCAGAGAGATCCGTGTCCAAACACAGTTGACTGCTTTGTATCTAGACCAACAGAAAAGACAGTGTTCATATTATTCATGCAATCAATAGCTACTGTATCATTGCTTTTAAACATCCTAGAAATTATCCACCTAGGATTCCGAAAAATTAAAATGGGACTGTGTGGGCAGAATAAAACCAAGGACGACCCTGACAATTTCTCTGTAAACAAATCTAAGAAATACTCTATGATACCACATTCTTCTTTGGGAATATCCACCACCCCTCAAAAAAACGTTCCTTCTGCACTTAGCGGTTATACCTTtttaacagaaaagcaaactgaCGCTGCTGTCTACCCGGTTCTAAATTCTCCTCCCGTGTTTCAGTCTGTGCAAAATAATCgtacagaaagcagcagcaattaCACCCATCACAGTCGGGAAAATAAATCACCAAAGAAGAGGCCGGCTACAAATGCTTTAGACAATCAGACTCAAAATACCAGCACAAATAATAATGAAGGCTTGTTTGGCAAGCTTGGGACTGAAATGTGTGATGTTCAAAAAGAAGCTCAAAAGAAACATGTTCTTGTTGATACTCAGAATGTAGATACAGCTTCGAGCACGTGCTTGAGAAGCTTTGCTGAAATGCCATCTCAAACATCGCTGCAACCTGATACAACTTTTCCTATTGCCGGTTTCAGAAGACAACATGGAATCAGTTCATCTTGGAACTGCTCGACAATGGTTCAGAGTGCAGCATCTTCAACAAATTCTCTTCCAAAGAACAGCAACAGAAGACAAAGCAGTTTCAGTGCAAACCAAGCCCAACCTCCTTACAATACTGACGTTAGAAATTCTAGCCGGCCAGACACTCCTGACTCTACAGGGAGGGTGAGCTCAGAATCTAAGCACAGCAGGAACTGCGATAGTCCTAAGCCTTTCTCTCTGTCCAGGCAACTGTCGCTGTCAAGTAATGCCAGCAGCAGGCGTGCCCCCACTGATCTTCAAATATAG